One Paenibacillus crassostreae DNA segment encodes these proteins:
- the gerPC gene encoding spore germination protein GerPC, whose amino-acid sequence MHPYYVQQLFNELRMQSDKIQQLEKRYGELQSEIEHLKNKKSANIGPINYHFEQLKIEKLEGTLNIGINPNEGNNFEEVMVNGQPIGTNEAENKALYEKIHPTVKQYVQEEVPKQLAYLASERNLNMNPQFIHMVTQDLQQQMDGRINEYLGQMPKLKERSETDEEVCNSIIKQIQVDIDIAVKRHMEFNINEG is encoded by the coding sequence ATGCACCCATATTACGTTCAACAGCTTTTTAATGAGTTAAGAATGCAGTCTGATAAGATTCAGCAGTTAGAGAAGAGGTATGGTGAACTACAAAGTGAAATAGAACATCTGAAGAACAAAAAATCAGCAAATATAGGTCCGATTAACTATCACTTTGAACAATTGAAAATAGAGAAGTTAGAAGGTACTTTAAATATAGGGATAAATCCGAATGAGGGAAATAACTTTGAAGAGGTCATGGTGAATGGTCAACCCATAGGTACAAATGAAGCAGAGAATAAGGCTTTATACGAGAAAATACATCCTACGGTTAAGCAATATGTCCAAGAAGAGGTCCCGAAACAACTAGCTTACTTAGCGAGTGAGCGGAATTTAAATATGAACCCTCAGTTCATCCACATGGTAACTCAGGATCTTCAACAACAGATGGATGGTAGAATTAATGAATATCTCGGACAAATGCCTAAACTTAAAGAAAGATCTGAAACTGATGAAGAAGTTTGCAATTCTATTATTAAACAAATACAAGTCGATATCGATATAGCCGTAAAACGTCATATGGAGTTTAATATAAACGAAGGGTGA
- a CDS encoding spore germination protein GerPB, producing MNISVYQCVTVHHLKVGSISNSSILQIGTAGKINVLSHRFPSKDAKNRPLIPLPIPAILFTS from the coding sequence ATGAATATTTCAGTATATCAGTGTGTTACGGTTCATCATCTTAAAGTTGGTTCGATTTCCAATTCCTCGATTCTGCAGATAGGTACAGCAGGGAAAATCAATGTTTTGTCACATCGTTTTCCATCCAAGGATGCTAAAAATCGACCTCTTATTCCTTTACCTATACCAGCAATTCTGTTCACCTCATAG
- a CDS encoding spore germination protein translates to MVSIIGNIKINNVGPSSTVLVGNTASVILSSNSKIYAGANSFSIGDSIGTNITNNQASSTNTMDSDVVDQIAPP, encoded by the coding sequence GTGGTTTCAATTATTGGCAACATTAAAATTAATAATGTAGGTCCCAGTTCCACGGTCTTAGTAGGAAATACAGCATCCGTTATATTAAGCAGTAACTCAAAAATCTATGCCGGTGCCAACTCTTTCTCGATTGGTGATTCCATCGGTACGAACATTACAAATAACCAAGCAAGCAGTACTAATACGATGGACTCAGATGTGGTAGATCAGATTGCTCCTCCTTAA
- a CDS encoding Hsp20/alpha crystallin family protein produces the protein MSSNKSNPLDWFNEDPFFKKQLSLKDLEEQWKLDPNQIEGYVEKVIREATSTPLTTAESNLIYEHIDTHNLLITKITIPKHTHPENIGVQLNRTQIKITGLKNEQSKIIQLPCSINPDISKGTYKHGSLQLKMPKSSSGRFKDIVVRYL, from the coding sequence ATGAGTTCCAATAAGTCCAATCCGTTAGATTGGTTTAATGAAGATCCTTTTTTCAAAAAACAACTATCTCTGAAGGACCTCGAAGAACAGTGGAAGCTAGATCCTAATCAGATCGAAGGTTATGTTGAAAAAGTTATAAGAGAAGCTACTTCTACTCCATTAACAACTGCCGAATCAAATTTAATCTATGAACATATCGATACACACAACCTCCTAATCACAAAAATAACGATACCCAAACACACCCATCCTGAAAATATTGGAGTTCAGCTAAATCGGACACAGATCAAAATCACGGGTCTGAAAAATGAACAGAGTAAAATTATCCAACTGCCTTGCTCCATTAATCCAGATATTAGCAAAGGGACTTATAAGCATGGATCTTTACAACTCAAGATGCCGAAATCGTCATCAGGTCGATTCAAAGATATTGTGGTCCGATATTTATAA
- a CDS encoding MFS transporter produces the protein MTGSKTQSSASASAATTVYPILFAISIVHLLNDTMQSTVSALFPILKDSMNLSFSQIGLIAFAMNITASLLQPLIGMYADVRPRPYILPFGVCFTLIGIITLAIAPSFAVVLFAVISIGIGSAIFHPESSRVAYLASGGKRGFSQSLFQVGGNIGSSLGPIMTALIFVKIGQFGVIWFTIAALTAIAIQFKVAQWYGKQTLHVTPTKKKAAANVRHTGLSRAQVIGTIVILVFLVFSKNVYMSSITSFYTFFLIETHGVTIQHAQYFLFAFLGAAALGTFLGGPLSDRYGRRNIIWLSILGTAPFSILMPHVSLAWAAVLSIFAGFILSSAFSIIVVYAQELVPGKIGLISGLFFGLAFGLGGLGSAVMGNIADHTSIPFIMNLSSYLPLLGMLAILLPKDKELIR, from the coding sequence TTGACAGGATCCAAGACTCAATCATCAGCCAGCGCATCTGCTGCAACAACGGTCTACCCGATATTATTTGCGATTAGTATCGTTCATTTATTAAACGACACGATGCAATCAACGGTATCTGCTCTTTTTCCAATATTAAAAGATTCCATGAATCTTAGCTTTAGTCAGATAGGTCTGATCGCGTTCGCCATGAATATTACAGCATCCCTATTACAGCCTTTAATTGGAATGTATGCTGATGTCCGACCACGACCATACATATTGCCGTTTGGTGTCTGCTTTACTTTGATTGGAATCATCACACTAGCCATAGCACCAAGTTTTGCTGTAGTACTGTTCGCTGTCATTTCCATAGGGATAGGGTCAGCCATATTTCACCCAGAATCCTCACGTGTTGCATACTTAGCTAGCGGAGGTAAACGGGGGTTCTCACAGTCCTTATTCCAGGTCGGTGGAAACATAGGGAGTTCCCTTGGACCGATCATGACTGCACTCATTTTTGTAAAAATCGGCCAATTCGGTGTCATCTGGTTCACAATTGCTGCACTTACTGCCATTGCAATACAGTTCAAAGTAGCCCAATGGTACGGTAAACAAACCTTGCATGTCACCCCTACTAAGAAAAAAGCAGCTGCCAACGTTCGTCATACTGGGCTTAGTCGTGCTCAGGTCATCGGAACCATCGTTATCTTAGTATTTCTTGTGTTCTCAAAGAATGTGTACATGTCCAGTATCACTTCTTTCTATACTTTCTTCTTGATAGAAACTCATGGAGTCACTATACAGCATGCACAATACTTTTTATTCGCTTTCCTTGGGGCGGCAGCCCTTGGTACATTTTTAGGCGGTCCCTTGTCTGACAGATATGGTCGGAGAAATATCATCTGGCTCTCTATACTAGGTACAGCTCCCTTCTCGATTCTAATGCCACATGTATCCTTGGCATGGGCAGCTGTCCTAAGTATATTCGCTGGTTTTATTCTTTCATCAGCATTCTCAATCATCGTCGTTTATGCGCAGGAATTAGTCCCTGGCAAGATTGGTCTCATTTCTGGATTGTTCTTCGGACTGGCTTTCGGGTTAGGCGGATTAGGCTCTGCTGTTATGGGTAATATTGCAGATCATACAAGCATCCCATTTATCATGAACCTATCCTCATATTTACCGCTACTCGGGATGTTGGCTATCTTGTTGCCTAAAGATAAAGAGTTAATTAGATAA
- a CDS encoding DUF3221 domain-containing protein, giving the protein MKQLKSLLMIMMLILVVTGCTSTGESKSIGGAVSNDEGTVSQMEEGFIFEVTDNSVLVLDQVNTEDFDKTWNDISESYKGSAIWLQTNEASTLMVGQKVQYWIDGPVAESFPMQGSAEKIEVIAERSVENKAFRNIKVTGLKGKYTITGEGRVFEVTMNYAVSDGHNYLVEDFLTLDMGAPEWSAFTLDIQIPEEKLPLNGTLILELFEYSAEDGSVINLFSIPLESFR; this is encoded by the coding sequence ATGAAACAACTCAAATCTTTGTTGATGATCATGATGTTAATCTTAGTCGTCACTGGATGTACTTCTACTGGAGAATCAAAATCTATTGGAGGAGCTGTATCCAATGATGAAGGCACAGTTTCACAAATGGAAGAAGGATTCATATTTGAAGTGACAGATAATAGCGTGTTGGTGTTGGATCAAGTGAACACAGAAGACTTCGACAAAACGTGGAATGATATTTCTGAGAGCTACAAAGGAAGCGCCATATGGCTTCAAACAAACGAAGCGTCTACCTTAATGGTAGGGCAAAAGGTTCAATATTGGATTGATGGACCTGTGGCAGAATCATTTCCCATGCAAGGATCAGCAGAGAAGATTGAAGTGATCGCTGAAAGATCTGTAGAAAATAAGGCTTTTCGAAATATTAAGGTTACTGGCTTAAAGGGTAAGTATACGATAACCGGTGAGGGTCGAGTGTTCGAAGTAACGATGAATTATGCAGTTTCAGACGGTCATAATTATTTAGTGGAGGATTTTCTAACCTTGGATATGGGCGCGCCAGAGTGGTCTGCTTTCACACTCGATATTCAAATTCCAGAAGAAAAGTTGCCACTTAATGGAACTCTTATCCTTGAGTTATTTGAATATAGTGCAGAGGATGGCAGTGTCATTAATTTGTTTAGTATACCACTTGAAAGTTTTCGATGA